The Micromonospora sp. WMMD961 genome has a segment encoding these proteins:
- a CDS encoding glycoside hydrolase family protein translates to MRATGQGEADAARGGRGVHAEPRRGMLGRLPLGARRLLWPLVVAAVVAVLVSGVVVVLQPTGPTPAPAATQAVDAPPPTGPELGTPAATPPTATASPTAVTSSATPTAKPTTRRPVAPAAPAVTSKRKGVGVWTFDGVSQALANSGASWYYTWDVKHQGVTSPSGTEFVPMIWGAKSVTASNLQQAKQNGKYLLGFNEPDLKGQAEMTVEQALDLWPQLQATGLPLGSPAVAWGGDRPGEWLDRFMAGAKQRGYRVDFIALHWYGGDFTTANAVNQLKSYLQAVHDRYGLPIWLTEFALIDFSNGVRFPTQAQQAAFLTAATKMLGGLSWLQRYAWFGLPATDKDQTGLFRTGSEATAVGRAYQAAR, encoded by the coding sequence ATGCGCGCAACCGGCCAGGGTGAAGCGGACGCCGCGAGGGGCGGTCGGGGCGTCCACGCGGAACCCCGACGCGGGATGCTCGGCCGCCTTCCGCTCGGTGCGAGGCGTCTGCTGTGGCCGCTCGTCGTGGCCGCGGTGGTCGCCGTACTGGTCAGTGGGGTGGTCGTCGTGCTGCAGCCGACCGGGCCGACGCCCGCCCCGGCCGCGACGCAGGCGGTCGACGCGCCGCCGCCCACCGGCCCGGAGCTCGGCACACCCGCCGCTACCCCACCGACCGCCACGGCGAGCCCGACTGCGGTGACGTCCTCGGCGACACCGACGGCGAAGCCGACAACGAGGCGTCCGGTCGCCCCGGCGGCCCCGGCGGTGACCTCGAAGCGCAAGGGTGTCGGGGTGTGGACCTTCGACGGGGTCAGCCAGGCGCTGGCGAACTCCGGTGCCAGTTGGTACTACACCTGGGACGTGAAGCACCAGGGCGTCACCAGCCCGTCGGGCACCGAGTTCGTCCCGATGATCTGGGGGGCGAAGAGCGTCACCGCGAGCAATCTGCAACAGGCCAAGCAGAACGGCAAGTACCTGCTCGGCTTCAACGAGCCGGACCTCAAGGGCCAGGCGGAGATGACCGTGGAGCAGGCGCTGGACCTGTGGCCGCAGTTGCAGGCCACCGGCCTTCCGCTGGGCAGCCCGGCGGTGGCCTGGGGTGGTGACCGGCCGGGCGAGTGGCTCGACCGGTTCATGGCGGGCGCGAAGCAGCGCGGCTACCGCGTGGACTTCATCGCCCTGCACTGGTACGGCGGCGATTTCACCACCGCCAACGCGGTCAACCAGCTCAAGTCGTACCTCCAGGCCGTGCACGACCGGTACGGGCTGCCGATCTGGCTCACCGAGTTCGCCCTGATCGACTTCTCCAACGGCGTCCGCTTCCCGACCCAGGCACAGCAGGCCGCGTTCCTCACGGCGGCGACGAAGATGCTCGGCGGCCTGTCCTGGCTACAGCGGTACGCGTGGTTCGGCCTGCCCGCGACGGACAAGGACCAGACCGGGCTGTTCCGCACCGGCAGCGAGGCGACCGCCGTCGGTCGCGCGTACCAGGCGGCGCGGTAA